One stretch of Deltaproteobacteria bacterium DNA includes these proteins:
- a CDS encoding cold-shock protein, whose protein sequence is MARGKVKWFNDQKGYGFISQENGPDIFVHYSAIQGTGFRSLSEGQDVEFDTVEGPKGPQASNVKPVK, encoded by the coding sequence ATGGCAAGAGGCAAGGTAAAGTGGTTTAACGATCAGAAGGGATACGGCTTCATTTCCCAGGAAAACGGCCCGGACATTTTTGTTCATTACAGTGCCATTCAGGGAACGGGATTCCGTTCCTTGTCCGAGGGGCAGGACGTGGAATTCGACACAGTGGAGGGACCGAAGGGTCCCCAGGCCTCCAACGTCAAGCCGGTGAAGTAA
- the coaE gene encoding dephospho-CoA kinase (Dephospho-CoA kinase (CoaE) performs the final step in coenzyme A biosynthesis.), which yields MATTGKKRHNPRPYLIAVTGGAGSGKSTACRIMERLGIPVIDADGIVHGLVIPGSQVLALLTARFGPAILQKDGSLNRKALLDLILFDAEARRFVEEAIHPEVRAKIRQSAQKLALSGHDIVAVEVPLLFEKGWEKDFDHVLAVIAPEETCIERIAQRMGISLETARKLVSIQMPQDEKARRADTVLINANGIEQLEQKVADFIQRIRNQVSVD from the coding sequence ATGGCGACTACTGGCAAAAAACGGCATAATCCTCGCCCTTATCTCATTGCAGTGACCGGCGGGGCAGGCTCGGGCAAGAGCACGGCCTGCCGGATCATGGAACGACTCGGGATCCCTGTCATCGACGCGGACGGCATAGTCCACGGTCTTGTCATCCCCGGATCCCAGGTCCTTGCCCTACTCACGGCACGATTCGGCCCTGCCATCCTCCAAAAGGACGGATCCCTGAACCGAAAAGCGCTCCTCGACTTGATACTTTTCGATGCCGAGGCGCGACGTTTCGTAGAGGAGGCCATCCATCCAGAGGTGCGGGCAAAGATCCGCCAATCTGCCCAGAAACTCGCCCTTTCAGGGCATGACATCGTGGCCGTCGAGGTCCCCCTTCTCTTTGAGAAGGGCTGGGAAAAGGACTTCGATCACGTTTTAGCCGTAATTGCGCCGGAAGAAACCTGCATCGAACGGATCGCGCAAAGAATGGGCATATCTCTTGAAACCGCCCGAAAACTCGTTTCCATTCAGATGCCCCAGGACGAAAAGGCTCGGCGTGCGGATACGGTCCTCATAAACGCAAACGGCATAGAACAGCTCGAGCAAAAGGTGGCAGATTTCATCCAACGGATACGAAATCAGGTATCGGTCGACTGA
- a CDS encoding FKBP-type peptidyl-prolyl cis-trans isomerase: MKIGLDSHVTIHYTLASSTGEMSMHEDGCRAVAFVYGRTPLFPALDRALLGLSEGETVEIHLPPEQAFGVHDPSLVNKISLEDLGDADTLRVGGYYEFRDPSGRPCGFTVREIADGYVLADFNHPNAGKAFTLTVTVSKVRPATSSEILAALNLTLSQGGG, from the coding sequence ATGAAAATCGGACTCGATTCCCACGTCACTATCCACTATACACTTGCATCTTCAACTGGCGAGATGTCCATGCACGAGGATGGATGCCGCGCGGTCGCATTCGTCTATGGCCGAACCCCCCTTTTCCCTGCGCTCGACCGGGCCCTCCTCGGTCTTTCAGAAGGCGAAACGGTGGAGATCCATCTTCCCCCGGAACAGGCCTTCGGGGTCCATGACCCGTCCCTGGTGAACAAGATATCCCTCGAGGATCTGGGGGATGCGGACACCCTTCGAGTCGGTGGGTATTACGAGTTTCGCGACCCTTCCGGCAGGCCGTGCGGGTTTACGGTCCGGGAGATCGCTGACGGATACGTGCTTGCCGACTTCAATCACCCGAATGCAGGAAAGGCGTTCACGCTCACAGTCACGGTCTCTAAGGTGCGTCCTGCCACATCCTCCGAGATCCTTGCGGCACTCAATCTCACCCTTTCCCAGGGAGGAGGGTGA
- the tilS gene encoding tRNA lysidine(34) synthetase TilS — protein MSLLRGGTGSVPDITQKFARLVRNRAIIPRGARILVAVSGGADSVCLLHLLKEYQEELDLSIHVVHVEHGLRAEESERDARFVEEMAKGLSLPFHLARVDVRGLAHRAALSVQEAARGLRYGFFEEVRRTTGADLLATAHTADDQAEELLMRLIRGSGLPGLSGIAAERDGWIIRPLLACTRDEIVSYLSKRGIPWVEDSSNAKSVYLRNRVRAELLPFIKKRFNPSFHMGVERITRILADEDDYLEDVTRRVFEDACVEKGGGYCVLELECIRKVHPAIRRRVCRRAIQEAGLMSGSIRSVHIETFDRIVTGEAPGAWMPLPRGGRVERRYGRILVLKEKGQGIPCAAREVLVPGPGIWEDPAGYGCVEVARVPCPVSFPVPGDGMFPRTLWLADRDDLFPFVMRKRLPGDRFRPFGMATPVKLKDFFMARKVPRSIRDHIPILVKGGRVMCVCGVEISEEYRVTSGAKGAVSIRWMTDAGLF, from the coding sequence GTGAGCCTGCTGAGAGGCGGGACCGGTTCGGTCCCGGACATCACCCAAAAATTTGCCCGGTTAGTCCGTAATCGGGCCATCATTCCCCGTGGTGCCCGCATTCTTGTCGCTGTCTCCGGAGGCGCCGATTCAGTCTGTCTTCTCCATCTGCTCAAGGAATATCAGGAGGAACTGGACCTTTCCATCCATGTGGTCCACGTGGAGCATGGCCTTCGGGCAGAGGAGTCAGAAAGGGATGCCAGGTTTGTGGAAGAGATGGCAAAAGGGCTTTCTCTGCCGTTCCATCTCGCTCGTGTGGACGTCAGGGGTCTTGCACATAGGGCGGCCCTTTCGGTCCAGGAGGCTGCGCGAGGCCTGAGGTATGGTTTTTTCGAGGAGGTGCGGAGGACGACCGGCGCGGATCTCCTTGCAACAGCCCATACCGCAGACGACCAGGCAGAAGAACTCCTCATGAGGCTCATCCGTGGCTCCGGGCTTCCTGGGCTTAGCGGCATTGCAGCAGAGCGCGACGGATGGATCATCCGCCCCTTGCTCGCCTGTACCCGCGACGAGATCGTCTCCTATCTCTCGAAACGCGGGATCCCGTGGGTCGAGGACAGCTCTAATGCCAAGTCCGTCTATCTGCGGAATCGTGTCCGGGCCGAACTCCTTCCGTTCATAAAGAAAAGGTTCAATCCATCCTTTCATATGGGTGTGGAGAGGATCACCCGAATCCTGGCGGATGAGGACGATTATCTCGAGGATGTAACACGGCGTGTCTTCGAGGACGCATGCGTGGAAAAAGGGGGAGGATACTGCGTCCTCGAACTTGAATGCATCCGAAAAGTCCATCCGGCCATCAGGAGGCGCGTCTGCCGGCGCGCCATTCAGGAGGCCGGCCTCATGTCCGGCTCCATCCGTTCCGTCCACATCGAGACCTTCGATCGCATCGTGACAGGCGAGGCCCCGGGTGCATGGATGCCGCTTCCCAGAGGAGGCAGGGTCGAGAGGCGATACGGCCGCATCCTGGTCCTGAAGGAAAAAGGGCAGGGGATCCCCTGTGCTGCCCGTGAGGTTCTTGTCCCAGGGCCTGGCATATGGGAGGATCCGGCTGGTTATGGATGCGTCGAGGTGGCGCGGGTTCCGTGTCCGGTCTCTTTTCCTGTCCCAGGGGATGGGATGTTTCCCCGGACCCTCTGGCTTGCAGACAGGGACGATCTTTTCCCATTCGTTATGAGAAAAAGGCTTCCCGGAGACAGATTTCGACCTTTTGGGATGGCGACTCCAGTGAAACTCAAGGATTTTTTCATGGCGCGCAAGGTCCCCCGCTCCATCCGAGACCATATCCCCATCCTCGTTAAGGGCGGCAGGGTCATGTGTGTCTGCGGCGTAGAGATCTCTGAGGAATACCGTGTTACGTCCGGGGCCAAGGGGGCGGTCTCGATCCGCTGGATGACGGATGCGGGTCTTTTTTGA
- a CDS encoding AAA family ATPase, producing MSNTCSTTPSAKILAMAGKGGTGKTTLAALLIRYLRETRRIPVLAVDADANANLNELLGVSVETTLGEIRDRMKTETPSGMTKSDFMEMHINRAIIEENGYDLLVMGQPEGPGCYCMANSILAQVMESLARGYRFLLVDNEAGMEHLSRLNLRRIHTLFVISDASSRGVLTAVRIADLTRSLGVEVGQKVLIVNRAPETLPASLEEQVLQAVEKTDLVFGGHVPMSREIFEYESDRRSLLELPPDTLALKVAYQIFDRALADS from the coding sequence ATGAGTAACACCTGCAGTACGACCCCATCTGCCAAGATCCTTGCCATGGCGGGCAAGGGAGGGACTGGAAAGACCACCCTTGCCGCCCTCCTCATTCGATATCTGCGGGAGACCAGGCGGATTCCCGTCCTTGCCGTGGACGCGGACGCGAACGCAAATCTGAACGAACTCCTCGGGGTCTCTGTGGAGACGACCCTCGGCGAGATCCGTGACAGGATGAAGACCGAGACCCCATCCGGCATGACAAAGAGCGATTTCATGGAGATGCACATCAACAGGGCCATCATTGAGGAAAATGGCTATGACCTCCTGGTCATGGGCCAGCCCGAGGGCCCGGGGTGCTATTGCATGGCCAACTCCATCCTTGCCCAGGTGATGGAGTCGCTCGCGCGGGGCTATCGGTTCCTCCTCGTGGACAATGAAGCTGGGATGGAGCATCTGAGCCGTCTGAACCTGAGGCGTATCCATACCCTTTTCGTGATCTCTGACGCCTCGTCCCGGGGGGTGCTGACAGCCGTTCGCATTGCGGATCTCACTCGGAGTCTTGGGGTGGAGGTGGGCCAAAAGGTTCTTATCGTGAACAGGGCGCCGGAGACACTGCCCGCGAGCCTCGAAGAGCAGGTACTCCAGGCGGTGGAAAAAACGGATCTTGTCTTCGGTGGCCATGTGCCCATGAGTAGAGAGATCTTCGAGTACGAGTCTGACCGGCGGTCCTTGCTTGAACTCCCTCCCGATACCCTCGCCCTCAAGGTTGCATACCAAATCTTTGATCGGGCGTTGGCGGACAGTTGA